In a single window of the Paenibacillus sp. MMS20-IR301 genome:
- the mntR gene encoding transcriptional regulator MntR has translation MPTPSMEDYLERIYKLIDEKGYARVSDIAEGLEVHPSSVTKMIQKLDKDEYLIYEKYRGLVLTSKGKKVGKRLVDRHQLLEEFLGLIGVQQEHIYKDVEGIEHHLSWDSITRIETLVEYFRRDEARLQTLYDIHHEMAGDS, from the coding sequence ATGCCAACACCCAGCATGGAGGATTATTTGGAGCGCATATACAAGCTCATCGATGAGAAGGGTTATGCGCGGGTCTCGGATATTGCCGAGGGTCTGGAAGTACACCCCTCCTCCGTGACCAAGATGATCCAAAAACTGGATAAGGACGAATATCTCATCTATGAGAAATATCGTGGGCTTGTCCTAACAAGCAAAGGGAAAAAAGTGGGAAAACGTCTTGTGGACCGCCATCAGCTGCTGGAGGAATTCCTCGGACTTATCGGGGTTCAACAAGAGCATATTTATAAGGATGTTGAAGGCATTGAGCATCATTTGAGCTGGGATTCCATCACCCGGATCGAAACGCTGGTGGAGTATTTCCGCCGCGATGAAGCCCGTCTTCAAACCTTATACGATATTCACCATGAAATGGCCGGCGACTCATAA
- a CDS encoding family 10 glycosylhydrolase has protein sequence MNYRKWMLGLLVVMLCLPVWSTGARAAAAQITIELDGVSLSSDVPPYITRTNVTMVPAGVISKGLGAGVIWDQASKTATISKGNDVLKLTSGSKTAVVNDARVSLDTSVQITQGRVMVPLRFVSEQLGLQVVWNQATKHVALYSNAEIGGPSAPAVPTVPTVPAPTVPTPDVTAPAVPVPTVPSIPGVKAGKAMKGAWVSTVYNLDWPSTASAGNADKQKKEFDSLLDKLQAAGFNSVFVQVRPSADALYPSQLVPWSKVLTGTEGKQPGYDPLDYMVSAAHSRGMQFHAWFNPFRAATAADTKGLAENHVAKLHPEWIVKADNKLYINPGIPEARQHIIDTVMEVVRGYDIDGVHLDDYFYPSGVTFADDAAFKTYNATAITSKGDWRRDNINQFISRLGNEIHAVKPAVSYGVSPFGVWRNKKADSTGSDTTAGVSAYDDMYADVRAWIQNGWVDYVAPQIYWSLSFSAARYDKLVDWWVNEVSGTGVKLYTGLASYKVGDTKQTAEWQSAEQIINQLKYNEQYDAVSGSILFRANDIVARDPFGLAGLLSFYFKS, from the coding sequence ATGAATTACCGTAAATGGATGTTAGGGCTGCTGGTAGTCATGTTATGTCTGCCGGTATGGTCCACAGGCGCACGTGCAGCAGCAGCGCAGATTACAATTGAGCTGGACGGAGTAAGTCTGAGCAGTGATGTTCCCCCGTATATTACACGCACCAATGTTACCATGGTGCCAGCAGGGGTGATCAGCAAGGGGCTAGGCGCCGGGGTAATCTGGGACCAGGCCAGCAAGACTGCTACTATCAGCAAAGGTAATGATGTGCTGAAGCTGACCAGCGGCAGTAAGACGGCCGTAGTTAATGATGCCCGGGTCAGCCTGGACACCTCTGTACAGATTACACAAGGACGGGTAATGGTGCCTTTGCGGTTCGTCAGTGAGCAGCTTGGGCTGCAGGTTGTCTGGAATCAGGCAACCAAGCATGTAGCCCTGTATTCTAATGCAGAGATTGGCGGTCCGTCTGCACCGGCAGTGCCAACCGTACCGACGGTTCCTGCACCAACTGTACCCACACCTGATGTGACGGCCCCGGCGGTGCCTGTACCAACCGTACCGTCTATTCCCGGGGTGAAGGCCGGCAAGGCGATGAAAGGCGCCTGGGTGTCCACAGTGTACAACCTGGACTGGCCTTCCACTGCCTCTGCGGGAAATGCAGATAAGCAGAAGAAGGAGTTTGACAGCCTGCTGGACAAGCTTCAGGCAGCCGGATTCAACAGCGTGTTCGTACAGGTAAGACCTTCAGCAGATGCCTTGTATCCCTCGCAGCTAGTACCTTGGTCTAAGGTACTGACAGGTACAGAAGGGAAGCAGCCCGGATATGATCCGCTGGACTATATGGTCAGCGCAGCCCATAGCCGGGGCATGCAGTTCCACGCCTGGTTCAATCCGTTCCGTGCAGCAACTGCAGCGGACACCAAAGGCCTTGCTGAGAATCATGTAGCTAAGCTGCACCCGGAGTGGATTGTCAAAGCTGACAACAAGCTGTATATCAATCCGGGGATTCCCGAGGCTCGGCAGCATATTATCGACACGGTGATGGAAGTTGTAAGAGGTTATGATATTGACGGCGTACATCTGGATGATTATTTCTATCCTTCAGGCGTAACGTTTGCTGATGATGCTGCATTTAAAACCTATAATGCTACAGCTATTACCTCTAAAGGGGACTGGCGGCGTGATAATATCAATCAGTTCATCTCCAGGCTGGGTAATGAGATCCATGCAGTGAAGCCGGCTGTATCCTACGGCGTGAGCCCGTTCGGGGTATGGCGCAACAAGAAAGCGGACAGTACCGGCTCGGATACTACTGCGGGTGTGTCGGCGTATGACGACATGTATGCGGATGTCCGGGCCTGGATCCAGAATGGCTGGGTGGATTATGTTGCCCCGCAAATTTACTGGAGTCTCTCATTCAGTGCTGCACGGTACGACAAGCTGGTAGACTGGTGGGTGAATGAAGTCTCGGGCACAGGTGTCAAGCTGTATACCGGACTGGCCTCCTACAAGGTGGGGGATACAAAGCAGACCGCAGAATGGCAGAGTGCTGAGCAGATTATCAATCAGCTGAAATATAATGAGCAATATGATGCCGTGTCCGGCAGCATCCTGTTCCGGGCAAATGATATCGTAGCAAGGGACCCGTTCGGGCTGGCAGGCCTGCTAAGCTTTTATTTCAAATCATAA
- a CDS encoding patatin-like phospholipase family protein, which yields MEINAVFEGGGVKGIALAGAVEATEQAGRTFRRVAGTSSGSIIASLLAAGYDGEALSRIIRATPFTSFLKRGALYNTAVIGPAVRVLIKKGLYSGQALEAWIKGLLHEKGVNTFSDLPQGKLSVIASDITNGRIVVLPDDLALYGISADSFEVAKAVRMSCSIPYFFDPVMLRLSGAAAKGRAFTEQFVYMVDGGMLSNFPLWLFDEKKNGFASPERRTPTVGYQLIGKAQPQPHRITGPFSMLQAMVGTMLSAHDERYIETDKFVRTVKIPTLGISTTQFHISPEQSEAVYNAGLQAGAEFFKNWRPYQMRFPASPGKKQ from the coding sequence ATGGAGATTAACGCGGTGTTTGAGGGAGGCGGGGTTAAAGGAATTGCTCTGGCCGGTGCAGTAGAGGCGACCGAGCAGGCAGGGCGGACCTTCCGCAGAGTAGCCGGAACCTCTTCAGGCTCCATCATCGCTTCGCTGCTGGCTGCCGGCTATGACGGGGAGGCGCTGAGCCGGATTATCAGGGCAACGCCTTTCACTTCCTTCCTGAAGCGCGGAGCGCTGTATAATACAGCAGTAATCGGACCGGCAGTGCGTGTGCTGATCAAAAAAGGGCTGTATTCCGGCCAGGCACTGGAAGCGTGGATTAAAGGGCTTCTGCATGAGAAAGGCGTGAATACTTTCAGTGATCTGCCGCAGGGGAAGCTGTCGGTTATTGCATCGGATATTACCAATGGCAGAATTGTTGTGCTGCCGGATGATCTGGCATTATACGGGATTTCAGCAGATTCCTTTGAGGTGGCCAAAGCTGTGCGGATGAGCTGCAGCATTCCTTATTTCTTCGATCCGGTGATGCTGCGGCTGTCCGGGGCTGCCGCCAAAGGCAGAGCCTTCACCGAGCAGTTTGTCTATATGGTGGACGGCGGGATGCTGAGCAACTTTCCGTTATGGCTGTTTGACGAGAAGAAGAACGGCTTCGCGTCACCTGAGCGGAGGACACCTACGGTGGGCTACCAGCTGATCGGGAAGGCGCAGCCGCAGCCGCACCGCATCACGGGGCCGTTCAGTATGCTGCAGGCGATGGTAGGAACGATGCTCTCCGCGCATGACGAGCGTTATATTGAGACGGATAAATTCGTGCGGACGGTCAAAATTCCCACACTTGGTATTTCTACCACCCAGTTTCACATTTCCCCTGAGCAGAGTGAAGCCGTCTATAATGCAGGGCTGCAGGCCGGAGCCGAATTTTTCAAGAACTGGCGGCCCTACCAGATGAGGTTTCCGGCTTCGCCGGGGAAGAAACAATAG
- a CDS encoding DUF1385 domain-containing protein, whose amino-acid sequence MFGGKHINVTAVRRKNQEITFLEVPKSDKSWVIKLRKIPLLRGIVSIIDSSAKGSKHLNYSAESYAEDETEPEELAKQQEKNKDKKKDEGWSLGMIFGVAVMGILSFLFGKLIFTLVPVFVEDFLFRDAFDNYVLHNLVEGGIKLVLLLVYLWGISQTPVIKRLFQYHGAEHKVISAFEAGEELTVENVQKYSRLHYRCGSSFMMLTIILGVIIYSVVPWDNLVERVLQRIILLPVVIGISFEVLKGTNAVRDRAFLKYLGYPGLWLQLLTTKEPKDDMVEVSIASFNRMRELDAAIEARGYSEASVSGGILDPAKG is encoded by the coding sequence ATGTTCGGCGGCAAGCATATCAACGTAACAGCCGTAAGAAGGAAGAATCAGGAAATCACATTTTTGGAGGTGCCGAAGAGCGATAAGAGCTGGGTTATCAAGCTGCGCAAGATTCCATTGCTTCGCGGCATTGTCAGTATTATAGATTCCAGCGCCAAAGGCTCGAAGCATCTGAACTATTCGGCTGAATCCTATGCCGAGGATGAGACGGAACCGGAAGAGCTTGCTAAGCAGCAAGAGAAGAACAAAGACAAGAAGAAGGATGAAGGCTGGAGCCTGGGTATGATTTTCGGCGTAGCTGTCATGGGTATTCTATCGTTCCTTTTCGGTAAGCTTATATTCACACTGGTTCCGGTATTCGTGGAAGATTTTTTATTCCGCGATGCATTTGACAACTATGTTCTGCACAACCTGGTTGAAGGCGGGATTAAGCTGGTTCTCCTGCTCGTCTATCTCTGGGGGATCTCGCAGACTCCGGTCATCAAACGGCTTTTCCAGTATCACGGTGCCGAGCATAAGGTTATCAGTGCTTTTGAAGCCGGTGAAGAACTGACCGTAGAGAACGTACAGAAATACAGCCGTCTGCATTACCGCTGCGGAAGCAGCTTCATGATGCTGACCATTATCCTCGGTGTTATCATCTACTCTGTCGTACCATGGGATAATCTGGTGGAACGGGTGCTGCAGCGCATTATTCTGCTGCCGGTAGTCATCGGGATCTCATTTGAGGTGCTGAAGGGTACCAATGCGGTAAGAGACAGGGCTTTCCTTAAGTATTTGGGGTATCCGGGCCTGTGGCTTCAGCTGCTGACTACTAAGGAACCTAAGGACGATATGGTTGAGGTGTCCATCGCCTCGTTCAACCGGATGCGGGAGCTCGATGCCGCAATTGAAGCAAGAGGATATTCTGAGGCAAGTGTGTCCGGCGGCATTTTAGATCCTGCGAAAGGATGA
- a CDS encoding YqhR family membrane protein, whose protein sequence is MSSSSKQKSVHTNPWYFAMELGFFAGLIWGGVRWLMYVFHFTKVIPGFLLEPFFKHDFLLTPAGHLLGYLSFIAFSVIVSLLYVLIFRRLKGPWPGMIYGVLWWSALFLAGSWMFLMQPPFRLPWNSVISEFCLFLIWGLFIGYTAAIEYTDERKREQQTKLA, encoded by the coding sequence ATGAGTTCTTCCAGCAAGCAAAAGTCGGTCCATACGAACCCGTGGTATTTTGCCATGGAGCTTGGTTTTTTCGCCGGATTAATCTGGGGAGGGGTACGCTGGCTGATGTATGTCTTCCATTTCACCAAGGTCATCCCGGGTTTTTTGCTCGAGCCTTTTTTCAAGCATGATTTCCTGTTAACGCCCGCCGGGCATCTGCTCGGATATCTATCCTTTATTGCCTTCTCCGTCATAGTATCCCTGCTCTATGTGCTCATCTTCCGCAGGCTGAAGGGACCTTGGCCGGGTATGATTTATGGCGTGCTCTGGTGGTCAGCGCTGTTCCTGGCCGGTTCATGGATGTTCCTGATGCAGCCCCCCTTTAGGCTTCCCTGGAATTCGGTAATCAGTGAATTTTGCCTCTTCCTGATCTGGGGATTATTCATCGGATATACAGCGGCAATTGAGTACACGGATGAGCGGAAACGCGAACAGCAGACAAAGCTTGCCTGA